Proteins from a genomic interval of Deltaproteobacteria bacterium:
- the hslU gene encoding ATP-dependent protease ATPase subunit HslU: MKTFTPREIVAELDKYIIGQKEAKRAVAIALRNRWRRQQVPPELRDEIAPKNIIMIGPTGVGKTEISRRLAKLSQAPFIKVEASKFTEVGYVGRDVESIIRDLTDLAVKMAKDEERIKVREKASEMAEERLLDLLLPPVTSVGPQQDPQRIMQERELQKSTREKLRALLKEGKLDDRVVEIETIEQKMPVVEIFSTSGMEEMDLNIKDMFANMFPKKTRRRSVKIPEAVKILNQEEAQRLIDMDKVVKQAIERVEQSGIVFIDEIDKIAGRESGHGPDVSREGVQRDLLPIVEGSTVNTKYGMVKTDHILFIASGAFHVAKPSDLIPEFQGRFPIRVELKSLGKDDFIRILQEPENALTKQYTALMETEGIKLKFTEDAIAEISEMATVVNDRMENIGARRLHTIMERILDNISFDAPDIVAAEKEKEIAIDAKYVKDRLSDIIKDEDLSRYIL; encoded by the coding sequence ATGAAAACATTCACACCAAGGGAAATCGTAGCAGAGCTTGATAAATACATCATCGGTCAAAAGGAGGCAAAGAGGGCGGTTGCCATTGCCCTCAGAAACCGCTGGCGCAGGCAGCAGGTGCCGCCTGAACTGAGGGACGAGATTGCGCCAAAAAATATTATTATGATCGGGCCGACCGGCGTGGGCAAGACGGAAATATCCCGAAGGCTTGCCAAACTTTCACAGGCGCCGTTTATAAAAGTTGAGGCGAGTAAATTTACCGAAGTGGGCTATGTGGGCCGGGATGTGGAGAGCATCATCCGTGATTTGACCGACCTTGCCGTTAAAATGGCCAAAGATGAGGAGCGGATAAAGGTTCGGGAAAAGGCCTCTGAAATGGCTGAGGAGAGGCTTTTGGACCTGCTTCTGCCGCCGGTAACATCAGTCGGGCCGCAGCAAGATCCGCAGAGGATTATGCAGGAGAGGGAACTGCAAAAAAGCACAAGAGAAAAACTCCGCGCCCTCTTAAAAGAAGGTAAATTGGATGACCGTGTCGTTGAGATAGAAACAATAGAGCAGAAGATGCCTGTTGTAGAAATATTTTCCACAAGCGGTATGGAAGAGATGGATTTGAATATAAAAGATATGTTTGCAAATATGTTTCCTAAAAAGACCAGGAGGCGGAGCGTGAAGATACCTGAGGCCGTGAAGATTTTGAATCAGGAAGAGGCGCAGAGGCTCATTGATATGGATAAGGTGGTAAAGCAGGCCATAGAAAGGGTTGAGCAGTCGGGCATTGTGTTTATAGATGAGATAGACAAGATCGCAGGCAGAGAATCGGGGCACGGTCCGGATGTTTCCAGAGAAGGGGTGCAGAGGGATTTGCTGCCGATTGTTGAGGGTTCGACGGTCAACACAAAATACGGCATGGTAAAGACAGACCATATCCTCTTTATCGCATCCGGCGCATTTCATGTGGCAAAACCGTCCGATCTGATACCTGAGTTTCAGGGGAGATTTCCTATCCGCGTTGAGCTTAAATCCCTTGGCAAAGACGATTTTATCAGGATATTGCAGGAGCCTGAAAATGCCCTCACAAAACAATACACCGCGCTTATGGAGACGGAGGGGATAAAGCTCAAATTTACAGAAGATGCGATTGCGGAGATTTCGGAGATGGCGACTGTCGTAAATGACAGGATGGAAAATATCGGGGCGCGGCGCCTGCACACCATCATGGAAAGGATTTTAGACAACATCTCCTTTGATGCGCCGGACATAGTTGCAGCAGAAAAGGAAAAAGAGATTGCAATTGATGCGAAGTATGTTAAGGACAGGCTCTCTGATATTATAAAAGACGAGGATTTGAGCAGATATATTTTGTAA
- the hslV gene encoding ATP-dependent protease subunit HslV, with the protein MFHGTTILAVRRDGKVAIAGDGQVTLGNTVMKKGAVKVRRMGDGKVLAGFAGSTADAFTLFEKFESKLEKYRGNLQRAAVELAKDWRTDKILRRLEALLIVVDKEHSLILSGSGDVIEPEGGAAAIGSGGPFALSAARALLQHSNLDAKTIATEAMKIAAEICIYTNENITVEEL; encoded by the coding sequence ATGTTTCACGGAACAACAATATTAGCGGTAAGAAGGGATGGCAAGGTTGCCATTGCAGGCGACGGTCAGGTTACGCTCGGAAATACTGTGATGAAGAAGGGCGCTGTCAAGGTAAGGCGAATGGGCGACGGCAAGGTGCTTGCGGGTTTTGCGGGCTCTACCGCAGATGCCTTTACCCTTTTTGAAAAGTTTGAGTCAAAGCTGGAAAAGTATCGCGGCAATCTCCAGCGGGCTGCTGTTGAACTTGCAAAGGATTGGCGCACCGACAAGATACTCCGAAGGCTGGAGGCGCTGCTCATAGTTGTTGATAAGGAACATTCCCTGATTTTGTCCGGCAGCGGCGATGTGATAGAGCCGGAAGGCGGCGCGGCGGCAATCGGCTCCGGCGGCCCGTTCGCCCTTTCTGCGGCAAGGGCATTGCTTCAACATTCAAACCTTGACGCAAAAACGATTGCAACAGAGGCGATGAAGATTGCAGCGGAGATATGCATATATACGAATGAAAATATAACGGTAGAGGAATTGTAA
- a CDS encoding tyrosine recombinase XerC: protein MDRYKKEFDKYLSIEKNASHYTIENYLRDITQLECFLKDNALCLAEGEVDAGRIDEKAIRFFLGNLYKDHKKASIARKLASIKAFFRFLVRKGFLSKNPAEFISYPKIEKYLPTVLTVDEVKGLVEADISQEPAPAGSKQGLKKNSLITTLRDRAILEVLYSSGIRVSELAGLNMRDVDLNQGIIRALGKGNKERLAMLGSMAQDALKAYLEERKQLPFAKNPEAVFLGARGERIYPRAVQRLVKDAAGRGGVSKDPTPHSLRHTFATHLLDAGADLRTIQEMLGHASLSTTQKYTKVSVQRLLEVYDKAHPRAKKK from the coding sequence ATGGATAGGTATAAAAAGGAATTTGACAAATACCTCTCAATAGAAAAAAATGCGTCACATTATACGATAGAGAATTATTTAAGAGATATAACGCAATTAGAATGTTTTTTAAAAGATAACGCGCTTTGTCTTGCTGAAGGAGAGGTTGATGCGGGCAGGATAGATGAAAAGGCGATAAGGTTTTTTTTAGGCAATCTTTATAAAGACCATAAAAAGGCATCCATTGCGAGAAAACTTGCATCCATAAAGGCATTTTTCAGATTTCTGGTCAGGAAGGGGTTTTTATCGAAAAACCCTGCGGAGTTTATCTCTTATCCTAAAATAGAAAAGTATCTTCCGACTGTTTTGACAGTTGATGAGGTAAAGGGGCTTGTGGAGGCGGATATAAGTCAAGAGCCTGCCCCTGCAGGCAGTAAGCAGGGGTTAAAAAAGAATTCACTGATCACAACATTAAGGGATAGGGCAATACTTGAAGTTTTGTATTCATCCGGTATAAGGGTCAGCGAACTCGCAGGGCTCAACATGAGAGATGTTGACCTTAATCAAGGGATAATAAGGGCGCTGGGGAAGGGCAATAAAGAAAGGCTCGCTATGCTCGGAAGCATGGCTCAGGATGCGTTGAAGGCATATCTTGAAGAAAGGAAACAACTCCCTTTTGCTAAAAATCCCGAGGCGGTATTTTTAGGCGCAAGGGGGGAGAGGATTTATCCAAGGGCTGTGCAGAGGCTTGTGAAGGACGCTGCCGGGAGAGGCGGTGTTTCAAAAGATCCCACACCCCATTCGCTCAGGCATACATTTGCAACCCATCTTTTAGATGCAGGAGCGGATTTGCGGACAATACAGGAGATGCTCGGACATGCTAGCCTGTCAACAACACAGAAGTATACAAAGGTGAGTGTTCAGAGGCTTTTGGAGGTATATGATAAGGCGCATCCGAGGGCAAAGAAGAAATAA
- the lepB gene encoding signal peptidase I, giving the protein MQKKKVIRETIEAIVIALVLALFIRTFVVQAFKIPSSSMEPTLLVGDHLLVNKFIYGVSLPFTDSKIFSFKKPQQGDVIVFEFPSNPEYCKSFSSIIMKRIENTVERRDVWQFFMDDCKDFIKRVVAVEGNVVEVKDKKVFVNGRPLENNRGVNIDPSIYPPGHDPRDNFGPYTVPKDSVFAMGDNRDRSFDSRYWGSVNLNEIKGKAFIIYWSWDGIEHWVRWRRFANIIR; this is encoded by the coding sequence ATGCAAAAAAAGAAAGTAATACGGGAGACCATTGAGGCCATAGTTATTGCGCTGGTTCTGGCTCTATTCATAAGGACATTTGTTGTCCAGGCCTTTAAGATTCCGTCAAGCTCTATGGAGCCGACGCTTTTAGTCGGCGACCACCTGCTTGTAAATAAGTTTATTTATGGCGTATCATTGCCCTTTACTGACAGTAAGATTTTTTCGTTCAAAAAACCGCAGCAGGGCGATGTGATTGTCTTTGAATTTCCCAGCAACCCGGAGTATTGCAAAAGTTTTTCAAGCATAATTATGAAAAGAATTGAAAATACTGTGGAGAGAAGAGATGTCTGGCAGTTCTTTATGGATGACTGCAAGGATTTTATAAAGAGGGTTGTTGCTGTGGAAGGGAATGTTGTTGAGGTAAAGGATAAAAAGGTTTTTGTAAATGGCAGGCCGCTTGAAAATAACCGTGGGGTTAATATTGACCCGTCTATATATCCACCCGGACATGATCCGAGGGATAATTTTGGCCCCTATACAGTTCCAAAAGATTCAGTGTTTGCAATGGGAGATAACCGCGACAGGAGCTTTGACAGCCGCTATTGGGGGAGTGTTAATCTTAATGAGATAAAGGGAAAGGCGTTTATTATCTATTGGTCATGGGACGGCATAGAACATTGGGTAAGGTGGCGGCGGTTTGCGAATATTATAAGGTAA